The Synergistaceae bacterium genome window below encodes:
- the rdgB gene encoding RdgB/HAM1 family non-canonical purine NTP pyrophosphatase, with product MKIVLASGNRNKYREMKDAFKPIGIELLFGGDIDGPKEIEESGATYLENALLKARAWMEATGLPAISDDSGLEAAALDGAPGIHSARIVPGSDMDRILWLLGQMDGKEDRRARFVSCIAAVFPWNGEPVVCQRYCDGSLAKVPAGKSGFGYDPIFIPDGYDMTFAELGDSIKTKISHRALAIKGIAEMLLPVVQYYAVRTMDNYPTGQADLSGAG from the coding sequence ATGAAGATCGTACTTGCAAGCGGCAACAGAAACAAATACCGCGAAATGAAGGATGCCTTCAAGCCTATCGGGATCGAGCTTCTCTTTGGCGGAGACATTGACGGTCCGAAGGAAATTGAGGAGAGCGGAGCGACCTATTTGGAGAATGCGCTCCTCAAGGCACGTGCCTGGATGGAGGCGACGGGCCTTCCTGCTATATCAGACGACAGCGGGCTTGAGGCCGCGGCGCTGGACGGAGCGCCGGGAATACATTCGGCCCGTATTGTGCCGGGGAGCGACATGGACAGGATCTTATGGCTGCTGGGACAGATGGATGGCAAAGAGGACAGGCGCGCAAGGTTCGTCTCCTGTATCGCAGCGGTATTTCCATGGAACGGAGAGCCTGTAGTCTGCCAGAGATACTGTGACGGCAGTCTTGCAAAAGTTCCAGCCGGTAAGTCCGGTTTCGGCTACGACCCGATATTTATACCGGATGGTTATGACATGACATTCGCCGAGCTCGGTGATTCGATAAAAACAAAAATATCGCACAGGGCTTTGGCTATAAAAGGTATAGCCGAAATGCTGTTACCTGTGGTACAATACTACGCTGTACGCACTATGGATAATTATCCTACCGGCCAGGCAGATTTGTCCGGTGCCGGATGA
- the secG gene encoding preprotein translocase subunit SecG, protein MKILIGILHILVCAGLIGVIMMQRRKSGGFTGSFGGGGTQADSGGTWQRMSSLTKITSGLIVAFMIFSILQVVIR, encoded by the coding sequence GTGAAAATTCTTATCGGAATACTTCACATACTTGTTTGTGCAGGTCTCATCGGCGTTATTATGATGCAGCGCAGAAAGAGCGGCGGTTTTACCGGTTCCTTCGGAGGCGGCGGCACGCAGGCCGATAGCGGGGGCACATGGCAGCGGATGTCGTCTCTGACTAAGATCACTTCGGGGCTGATCGTTGCATTTATGATATTTTCAATATTGCAGGTTGTCATAAGATAG
- a CDS encoding nicotinate phosphoribosyltransferase: protein MPLKRLDSQKDIASYKEIEGRLFSATHEEILAGWTTDIYFLKTRDVLSAAGRLDVPVVAEVFARQGGIYAGSEEVIRLFRTLPNPPEIESLPEGSAFEAKEVVMRFTGSYKSFGLYETVLLGMLASSTGWATAAGQCVEAAEGRDVLCFGARHVHPAVAPVMERAAKIAGCSAMSCILAAKLCGEEPRGTIPHAAILLMGDTVKLAKVYDAQIPAEEPRIVLVDTFKDEAEETMRVAECLGEKLSGIRLDTPGERGGVTPDLVREIRWRLDAAGFEKVQVIATGGLTPDRIKIMNEAGANVYGVGSYITHGTPRDMTMDIKMVDGKPIAKRGRLPGIIPNPRLERVF, encoded by the coding sequence ATGCCTCTTAAACGCCTGGACAGCCAGAAGGACATAGCTTCTTACAAGGAAATCGAAGGCCGTCTCTTCTCCGCAACACATGAGGAGATACTTGCGGGTTGGACAACGGATATCTACTTTCTCAAGACCAGGGATGTGCTAAGTGCTGCGGGGAGACTCGACGTTCCGGTCGTTGCGGAAGTTTTTGCGCGTCAGGGCGGTATATATGCCGGCAGTGAAGAAGTCATCCGCCTCTTTCGTACTCTCCCGAACCCGCCCGAGATCGAATCTCTGCCTGAGGGCAGCGCATTTGAGGCAAAGGAAGTTGTCATGAGGTTTACGGGCTCATACAAATCATTTGGCCTCTATGAGACAGTTCTGCTGGGTATGCTCGCCTCATCTACAGGATGGGCCACGGCTGCCGGGCAGTGTGTGGAGGCGGCGGAAGGCCGTGACGTCCTCTGTTTCGGGGCGCGCCATGTGCATCCCGCGGTCGCCCCTGTAATGGAGAGAGCCGCCAAGATAGCAGGCTGCAGCGCTATGAGCTGCATACTTGCCGCAAAACTCTGCGGCGAAGAGCCCAGGGGTACGATACCCCATGCTGCGATACTGCTGATGGGCGATACCGTCAAGCTTGCAAAAGTATATGATGCGCAGATACCCGCTGAGGAACCGCGCATTGTGCTTGTGGACACGTTTAAAGATGAGGCCGAAGAAACGATGAGAGTTGCGGAATGTCTCGGAGAAAAACTCTCCGGCATCAGGCTCGATACTCCGGGAGAGCGCGGCGGAGTAACTCCCGATCTCGTCCGCGAGATCCGCTGGCGCCTCGATGCCGCAGGCTTTGAAAAAGTCCAGGTCATAGCGACCGGCGGACTGACACCGGATCGCATAAAGATAATGAACGAGGCAGGGGCAAACGTTTATGGCGTAGGCAGCTATATAACCCACGGTACGCCGAGGGATATGACGATGGATATAAAAATGGTGGATGGCAAACCCATAGCGAAAAGGGGACGTCTGCCGGGCATAATTCCAAACCCAAGGCTTGAACGCGTATTCTGA
- the rplM gene encoding 50S ribosomal protein L13 yields MIGTRSFMAKGESVERKWYVIDATDKHLGRMAVKIARILAGKHKPTYTPHVDCGDFVIVINADKVGLTGKKRLQSTISTYSGYPGGLKTLTYEQVIERRPQRLIERVVWGMLPKTKLGRDMYRKLKVYAGPSHPHAAQQPEQID; encoded by the coding sequence ATGATCGGCACACGTTCGTTCATGGCCAAAGGTGAATCGGTAGAGCGTAAATGGTATGTCATAGACGCAACAGACAAGCACCTTGGCCGCATGGCAGTAAAGATAGCCCGCATTCTTGCGGGAAAGCACAAACCCACATACACGCCGCATGTTGACTGCGGGGATTTCGTCATAGTCATCAATGCCGATAAGGTCGGACTGACAGGCAAAAAACGTCTGCAGTCGACCATCAGCACCTATAGCGGATATCCAGGCGGACTTAAGACACTCACATACGAGCAGGTTATTGAACGCCGGCCGCAGCGTCTTATTGAGAGGGTCGTCTGGGGAATGCTTCCCAAGACAAAACTCGGACGCGATATGTACCGCAAGCTTAAAGTATATGCCGGCCCGAGCCATCCGCATGCGGCTCAGCAGCCGGAGCAGATAGATTAA
- the rpsI gene encoding 30S ribosomal protein S9, with amino-acid sequence MATKTAAAAPATFIWGTGRRKNAIARVRICEGSGKFLINNREVKDYLPRIYWALQATEPLKVAAVEGKIDVFVNAHGGGLTGQAGAVRLGVARAILKMYPAMRPALKRAGFLTRDSRMVERKKVGLKGARANKQFSKR; translated from the coding sequence ATGGCAACTAAAACAGCAGCAGCGGCCCCTGCGACCTTCATCTGGGGTACCGGCAGGAGGAAGAACGCGATCGCACGCGTACGCATTTGCGAGGGCAGCGGCAAGTTCCTTATCAATAACCGCGAAGTAAAGGATTACCTGCCGCGCATCTACTGGGCATTACAGGCGACAGAGCCGCTTAAGGTAGCGGCGGTAGAGGGCAAAATTGACGTGTTTGTCAACGCGCACGGCGGTGGCCTCACTGGTCAGGCCGGAGCGGTCCGTCTCGGTGTAGCTAGGGCGATCCTCAAAATGTACCCTGCAATGCGTCCCGCACTTAAGAGGGCAGGATTCCTTACCCGCGACTCACGTATGGTTGAGCGTAAGAAGGTCGGACTCAAGGGAGCAAGGGCTAACAAGCAGTTCTCCAAACGTTAG
- a CDS encoding magnesium transporter CorA family protein encodes MLKITKTYDEGLIELTLDGIESGAWISLIRPTVEELLAVEKITEAPQDFVRAALDLEESSRIEIEDNQILVLINVPLNHEDRPGEYDTLPLGIIVTPDYLVTVCQEHNDVLQNFTASKYKYFCTFKRTRFLFQLLYHSAILFLKDLRQMTRKSDKIEQDLRQSMKNQELFQLLDLQKGLTYYSMSLRSNRVVVERLLRLCSNPQVNHLIKFREEDEELLDDVRVEYDQSIEMAQIQTDVLAGMMDAFASVISNNLNIVMKFLASVTIVMAIPTMIASFFGMNVPVPWSGHPLGFYIVGLLALALTVVAIGVLWKKRLF; translated from the coding sequence ATGCTTAAAATCACAAAGACATATGATGAAGGCTTGATCGAACTTACGCTGGACGGGATAGAATCCGGCGCATGGATCAGTCTGATCAGGCCTACCGTTGAAGAGCTTCTTGCCGTTGAAAAAATAACCGAAGCCCCGCAGGATTTTGTCCGTGCCGCACTTGACCTTGAGGAATCTTCCCGTATTGAAATCGAGGATAACCAGATCCTTGTACTTATCAACGTCCCTCTGAATCACGAGGACCGCCCGGGCGAGTACGACACATTGCCTCTCGGTATTATTGTCACACCTGATTATTTGGTAACTGTCTGTCAGGAACATAACGATGTACTGCAGAATTTCACGGCAAGCAAATATAAATATTTCTGCACGTTCAAAAGGACAAGGTTCCTTTTTCAGCTTCTTTACCATTCCGCGATCCTCTTTCTGAAAGACCTGCGCCAGATGACGAGGAAGTCGGATAAGATAGAACAGGATCTCAGGCAGTCTATGAAGAATCAGGAGCTATTCCAGCTCCTTGACCTTCAGAAGGGGCTTACTTACTATTCCATGTCTTTGCGTTCCAACAGGGTGGTCGTCGAGCGCTTGCTTCGCCTTTGCTCGAACCCGCAGGTAAACCATCTGATAAAGTTCCGCGAGGAGGACGAAGAGCTGCTTGATGACGTCAGGGTCGAATATGACCAGTCGATAGAGATGGCTCAGATCCAGACTGATGTTCTGGCTGGTATGATGGATGCGTTTGCCTCGGTTATTTCTAACAACCTTAACATAGTCATGAAATTTCTCGCCTCGGTCACGATTGTGATGGCGATCCCTACAATGATCGCGAGCTTCTTCGGCATGAATGTGCCTGTGCCGTGGTCCGGCCACCCGTTGGGTTTCTATATAGTGGGGCTCCTTGCATTGGCATTGACTGTCGTTGCAATCGGAGTTCTCTGGAAGAAGCGTCTTTTCTAG
- a CDS encoding EamA family transporter, which yields MPDASGKRPSRAALVIAYLIVYIIWGSTYLAIRFSVETIPPLLSGGIRFLMAGLILLAVRTAQSGYKTTIEGWKYAFAASILPFAVSYGLITTAEIIVPSSVAGLLVALEPLWFCVIGWLLFKGTKPTKLHYLGIAFGFLGVYFLVSGSRNTDFSMDPSYTFWVFMLLLSGLAWVLGAFISKNPKIHDDPFMSSGMQMFCGGIILIVTQFVLSICTGRYPSLGTFSSRSAFALVYLIIFGSLIAYTSFLWLMRVEPANRVATHAFVNPVIAVFLGWLIGDESLHLNMLIATPLVALSVLLMVWEPRK from the coding sequence ATGCCAGATGCATCCGGCAAAAGACCATCCAGAGCCGCGCTGGTTATTGCGTATCTAATCGTCTATATAATATGGGGATCCACGTACCTCGCGATACGCTTCTCTGTCGAAACGATACCGCCATTGCTTTCGGGCGGGATACGTTTTCTTATGGCCGGACTTATCCTTCTCGCGGTCCGCACCGCACAATCAGGATACAAGACTACTATCGAAGGATGGAAATACGCCTTCGCAGCATCTATCCTTCCGTTCGCCGTCTCTTATGGGCTCATCACGACAGCGGAAATCATCGTCCCTTCGTCAGTGGCGGGTCTCCTGGTAGCCCTTGAACCGCTTTGGTTCTGTGTAATCGGCTGGCTGCTGTTTAAAGGGACAAAACCGACAAAGCTGCACTATCTAGGGATAGCTTTCGGCTTCCTGGGCGTCTACTTCCTCGTCTCAGGCAGCCGGAACACTGATTTTTCAATGGATCCAAGCTATACTTTCTGGGTGTTCATGCTTCTTTTAAGCGGTCTGGCGTGGGTCCTGGGCGCTTTCATCTCAAAAAACCCCAAAATTCACGACGACCCTTTTATGTCCTCCGGTATGCAGATGTTCTGCGGCGGTATCATATTGATAGTCACACAGTTTGTGCTTTCTATATGCACCGGTCGCTATCCGTCGCTTGGGACTTTTTCATCCCGCTCGGCGTTTGCACTGGTCTACCTTATCATATTCGGCTCACTCATCGCCTATACGTCATTCCTATGGCTCATGCGCGTTGAACCGGCAAACCGCGTCGCGACACACGCCTTCGTCAACCCGGTCATCGCGGTATTCCTAGGCTGGCTCATCGGAGACGAATCGCTGCATCTCAATATGCTTATTGCAACTCCATTAGTGGCACTCTCCGTTTTGTTGATGGTATGGGAACCCAGAAAGTAG
- the ybaK gene encoding Cys-tRNA(Pro) deacylase encodes MASVKKTNAVRIMESAGVPFELLEYEIDEEELSAEDAAAKTNIPEEQTFKTLCARGDKTGVMMVCVPACRELDFKALAAASGNKSAELVRLKEVQPLTGYIRGGCSPLGTKKKYPVYIDETAMLYDFITVNAGQRGLLFKLSPDDLIKVTEATVADIIRPV; translated from the coding sequence ATGGCATCTGTGAAAAAAACTAACGCGGTGAGGATAATGGAGAGCGCCGGAGTCCCGTTTGAGCTTCTTGAGTACGAGATAGATGAAGAGGAACTCTCCGCCGAGGACGCGGCGGCAAAGACAAACATACCGGAAGAACAGACTTTCAAGACTCTATGCGCAAGGGGAGATAAGACAGGCGTTATGATGGTATGCGTTCCTGCGTGCCGGGAACTTGACTTCAAGGCGCTGGCAGCGGCAAGCGGCAACAAAAGCGCGGAACTCGTCCGCCTTAAGGAGGTCCAGCCATTGACCGGATATATCCGCGGCGGATGTTCCCCTCTCGGCACAAAGAAAAAGTACCCGGTCTACATTGACGAGACGGCGATGTTATATGACTTTATAACAGTAAACGCGGGGCAGAGGGGACTGCTCTTCAAACTCAGCCCTGATGACCTTATAAAGGTAACCGAGGCAACCGTGGCCGATATCATCCGTCCCGTTTGA
- a CDS encoding ribonuclease HI family protein, giving the protein MEGYFDGASRGNPGIAGAGALLVDDDGTVVWETARFLGKKTNNEAEYMALILLLNAARERNVTKLKIYGDSKLVISQVSKQWKINLPHLRALAQEAWELMEGMQVILGWIPREQNRRADELSNQGIDGAE; this is encoded by the coding sequence ATGGAAGGATATTTTGACGGGGCGTCGCGCGGGAATCCGGGAATAGCCGGTGCAGGGGCTCTGCTTGTAGATGATGACGGTACTGTCGTCTGGGAAACGGCTCGTTTTTTAGGTAAGAAGACCAACAACGAGGCGGAATACATGGCTCTGATACTTCTTCTGAATGCTGCACGCGAACGTAATGTGACAAAACTCAAGATATACGGAGACAGCAAACTTGTCATAAGCCAGGTCTCAAAGCAATGGAAGATAAACCTTCCGCATCTGCGGGCACTTGCTCAGGAGGCATGGGAACTTATGGAGGGCATGCAGGTCATACTTGGGTGGATCCCGCGGGAGCAGAACAGGCGCGCCGACGAGCTTTCAAATCAAGGCATCGACGGGGCTGAATAA
- a CDS encoding UDP-glucose/GDP-mannose dehydrogenase family protein: MKICVVGTGYVGLVTGTCFAEKGNEVCCIDIDRNRIEKLKQGIIPIYEPGLAELVEKNLHTGRLCFSTDIKDGLKGAQLCFIAVGTPPAEDGSADLAQVLAAIDDIGANIDHSCYIVVKSTVPVGTGTLLWKRIKAYLNKRGLEKIDLEIISNPEFLKEGMAIEDCLNPDRVVIGITSEAAKSVMRELYGSFVNEDKLLFMDPSSAEITKYAANAMLASRISFMNEIALLCDKVGADVTSVKKGIASDGRIGTHFLNAGCGYGGSCFPKDVQALCHIGEGQGLDMTMASAIIKVNRKQKELLHIMMRERFGSDMEGLRVSVMGLAFKPNTDDMREAPAITLIRGLLDCGSSVTAFDPIAMPQAASLLPKEVKYVQDVKTLLTGADCAVLVTEWPEFKELDWEKLAPLMRYKIIFDGRNVYDPAEMQKLGFEYYCIGRNCRPSR, from the coding sequence ATGAAGATATGCGTTGTTGGAACCGGCTATGTCGGGCTCGTGACCGGGACGTGCTTTGCCGAAAAAGGCAATGAGGTCTGCTGCATTGACATAGACAGAAACCGTATAGAAAAACTTAAGCAGGGAATAATACCGATATATGAACCCGGCCTCGCCGAACTGGTGGAGAAAAACCTGCACACCGGCAGACTCTGTTTTTCGACAGATATAAAGGACGGGCTCAAAGGGGCACAGCTCTGCTTCATAGCAGTGGGCACGCCCCCTGCGGAAGATGGGAGCGCCGATCTTGCGCAGGTCCTCGCGGCAATTGACGATATCGGCGCAAACATCGACCATTCCTGCTACATCGTCGTCAAATCGACAGTGCCGGTGGGGACCGGGACCCTCCTCTGGAAGCGGATAAAAGCTTACCTTAACAAGCGCGGACTTGAGAAAATCGATCTTGAGATAATCTCCAATCCTGAATTTTTGAAAGAGGGCATGGCAATAGAGGACTGCCTCAATCCTGACCGTGTCGTCATAGGTATCACATCTGAGGCGGCAAAGTCCGTCATGCGCGAACTGTACGGATCATTCGTCAATGAGGACAAGCTTTTATTCATGGACCCATCGTCTGCGGAGATAACAAAATATGCGGCTAACGCCATGCTGGCATCGCGCATAAGCTTCATGAACGAGATTGCCCTGCTCTGCGACAAGGTAGGGGCGGATGTCACCTCAGTAAAAAAAGGGATCGCCTCAGACGGACGCATAGGCACACACTTCCTCAATGCCGGCTGTGGATACGGCGGCTCATGTTTTCCCAAAGACGTGCAGGCTCTCTGCCATATAGGCGAGGGACAGGGACTGGACATGACTATGGCATCTGCAATAATCAAGGTCAACCGGAAACAGAAAGAACTGCTCCACATAATGATGAGGGAGAGGTTCGGCAGCGACATGGAGGGGCTCAGGGTCTCGGTTATGGGACTCGCGTTCAAGCCCAACACCGATGACATGCGCGAAGCTCCCGCAATAACTCTGATACGAGGGCTCCTCGACTGCGGAAGCTCCGTCACCGCATTCGACCCCATAGCCATGCCTCAGGCAGCATCCTTACTGCCAAAAGAAGTAAAATACGTTCAAGACGTAAAAACACTTCTCACAGGAGCGGACTGCGCCGTCCTGGTTACGGAGTGGCCGGAGTTCAAGGAACTTGACTGGGAAAAGCTGGCGCCTCTCATGAGATATAAAATAATCTTCGATGGACGCAACGTCTACGATCCCGCGGAAATGCAAAAATTAGGATTTGAGTACTACTGCATCGGAAGAAACTGCCGTCCGTCTCGATAA
- a CDS encoding 4-deoxy-4-formamido-L-arabinose-phosphoundecaprenol deformylase: MAKLAVKVDVDTLRGYKEGVPRMLDLFKRHSLHASIFFSFGPDNSGKAIRRIFRRGFISKMLRTKAPSTYGLRTLMYGTLLPAPLIVPSAPDIFVRAIKDGHDCGVHAWDHVYVQDRLSKISKEEFKSLFDKAASMFETLSGTKPRSCAAPGWQISKASLDVQQEMMLDYCSDVRGYFPFIPVFEGSKFSPVQIPTTLPTMDEIYGLPGINDETIPSFWLKGMDKEWNVLTVHAEMEGMSKLGVFEKFITMAEEHGTEFFTLLDYAKNSNPVCCNINMGTLTGRAGRLAIQEVG, translated from the coding sequence TTGGCTAAACTCGCTGTAAAAGTAGACGTCGATACTCTGCGCGGATACAAAGAAGGCGTGCCGCGGATGCTTGACCTTTTCAAAAGACATTCCCTGCATGCCTCTATTTTCTTCTCGTTCGGCCCAGACAACTCGGGCAAAGCAATAAGGAGGATATTCCGCAGAGGCTTCATATCAAAGATGCTCCGAACAAAAGCTCCATCGACATATGGACTCAGAACGCTTATGTATGGCACGCTGCTGCCCGCCCCGCTCATTGTCCCATCCGCACCGGATATATTCGTACGAGCAATAAAAGATGGACACGACTGCGGCGTTCACGCCTGGGACCACGTGTATGTACAGGATAGGCTATCCAAAATTTCAAAGGAGGAATTTAAATCCCTCTTTGATAAAGCGGCCTCGATGTTCGAAACCCTCTCGGGGACAAAACCGCGAAGCTGCGCTGCTCCGGGGTGGCAGATATCAAAAGCGAGCCTTGATGTACAGCAGGAGATGATGCTTGACTACTGCAGCGACGTCAGGGGGTATTTCCCTTTTATTCCGGTATTTGAAGGCAGTAAGTTTTCCCCTGTGCAGATCCCGACGACGCTCCCTACAATGGATGAGATATACGGCCTTCCGGGCATCAACGATGAGACTATCCCTTCTTTCTGGCTCAAAGGCATGGACAAAGAATGGAACGTGCTTACAGTACATGCCGAGATGGAGGGGATGTCCAAGCTGGGGGTTTTCGAAAAATTTATTACTATGGCAGAAGAACACGGCACGGAATTCTTTACGCTGCTCGACTATGCAAAAAATTCAAATCCCGTGTGCTGTAATATAAATATGGGCACGCTGACGGGACGCGCAGGCAGGCTTGCGATACAGGAGGTCGGATAA
- a CDS encoding bifunctional UDP-4-keto-pentose/UDP-xylose synthase, with translation MKILITGVNGFIGTHLMEGIIASTDWNVRGFDIASDNLAPFAGNPRFKFRQGNIFKDTGWLEEQVKGSDIVIPLAGIAKPAYYLQKPLWTFELDFEQNLKIVRFCAKHKTRIIFPSTSEVYGMSGDTILKEDESQLITGPIRKMRWIYSCSKQMMDRMIFAYGQETGLDFTIFRPFNWVGPRLDTFKDAEECTARSGTQMIYDVLHRGRISLVNGGEQRRSFTWIGDGIEGLMAIIENRGRKAAGEIFNIGNPTNNYSIREFAEMLIEEMKQFPCFREKAEAAVLETVTSESYYGKTYEDVQYRMPSIEKMESLLGWKPKTNIRDIRHKTLQWHAEQGEKIG, from the coding sequence ATGAAAATACTGATTACCGGGGTAAACGGCTTTATTGGCACACACCTGATGGAGGGTATAATTGCCTCTACCGACTGGAATGTGCGGGGGTTTGACATAGCGTCTGATAACCTCGCCCCTTTTGCCGGAAATCCACGCTTCAAATTCCGTCAGGGAAACATCTTCAAAGATACAGGCTGGCTTGAAGAACAGGTCAAAGGATCGGACATTGTAATTCCTTTGGCCGGAATAGCCAAGCCCGCCTACTATCTTCAGAAGCCGTTGTGGACATTCGAGCTTGACTTCGAGCAGAACCTGAAGATCGTGCGCTTCTGCGCAAAACACAAGACGCGAATAATATTTCCGTCTACATCGGAAGTTTATGGGATGAGCGGCGACACGATACTCAAGGAAGACGAGAGTCAGCTTATAACGGGGCCTATCAGGAAGATGCGCTGGATATACAGCTGCAGCAAACAGATGATGGACAGAATGATATTTGCCTACGGGCAGGAGACGGGCCTTGATTTCACGATCTTCCGCCCTTTCAACTGGGTCGGCCCCAGGCTTGACACGTTCAAGGACGCTGAGGAATGTACGGCTCGCTCCGGGACACAGATGATCTACGATGTGCTCCATCGCGGGAGAATATCACTGGTCAACGGCGGAGAGCAAAGGCGCAGCTTCACATGGATCGGGGACGGCATAGAGGGGTTGATGGCTATAATAGAAAACCGCGGGAGGAAGGCGGCAGGGGAGATATTCAACATTGGCAACCCGACGAACAACTACTCCATAAGGGAATTCGCCGAAATGCTCATCGAAGAGATGAAACAGTTCCCCTGCTTCCGCGAAAAGGCAGAGGCGGCTGTGCTTGAAACGGTAACATCCGAATCTTACTACGGAAAGACGTATGAGGATGTGCAATACCGCATGCCGTCCATAGAAAAAATGGAGTCTCTTCTCGGTTGGAAGCCTAAAACAAATATACGGGATATCCGGCACAAAACGCTTCAGTGGCATGCGGAACAAGGAGAAAAAATTGGCTAA
- a CDS encoding formyltransferase: MMNKRPRIVLFAYSEVGSACLEKLINDGANVVLVFTHEDDPGEKIWFRSVKELALENGIPVRTPAEIDAAEIEEVRKAEPELIFSFYYRAMIPKKVLELPRLGAYNIHGALLPKYRGRACVNWAVLNGETETGATLHVMTEFADRGDIIAQKPVAILFEDTAYDVFLKVVDAACDILASSLHSLEDGTAKRIPQDESKATKFGRRRPADGEIDWNKPAVEIYNLVRAVTHPFPGAFTHWGGKKVFIWKAVPVEGRAAPGEIVSKKPLMVGTGSGVLNVLKMQPEGEPERDV; encoded by the coding sequence ATGATGAATAAAAGGCCAAGGATAGTCCTTTTCGCATACAGCGAGGTTGGCAGTGCCTGCCTTGAGAAACTTATAAACGATGGGGCAAACGTCGTACTTGTATTTACTCATGAAGACGACCCGGGAGAGAAGATATGGTTCCGCTCCGTCAAAGAGCTCGCACTTGAGAACGGGATACCAGTCAGGACCCCGGCTGAGATCGATGCCGCGGAGATCGAGGAAGTGCGTAAGGCTGAGCCTGAACTGATATTCTCCTTCTACTACAGAGCTATGATACCGAAGAAAGTACTTGAGCTCCCGCGTCTAGGCGCTTACAACATCCACGGGGCGCTGCTCCCGAAATATCGCGGCAGGGCCTGCGTGAACTGGGCAGTGCTGAACGGCGAGACGGAGACAGGAGCCACTCTGCATGTTATGACTGAGTTCGCGGACAGGGGAGATATAATAGCACAGAAGCCTGTTGCAATACTCTTTGAGGATACGGCGTATGACGTATTTCTTAAAGTAGTGGATGCGGCTTGTGATATACTTGCCTCATCCCTGCATTCCCTCGAGGACGGGACAGCCAAGAGGATCCCGCAGGACGAATCAAAAGCGACAAAGTTCGGACGCCGCAGACCTGCGGACGGAGAGATAGACTGGAATAAACCTGCAGTCGAGATATATAACCTTGTGCGAGCCGTCACACATCCTTTCCCCGGCGCATTCACACACTGGGGCGGCAAAAAAGTCTTTATATGGAAGGCAGTCCCTGTCGAAGGCAGAGCGGCTCCGGGAGAGATCGTATCAAAAAAACCGCTGATGGTCGGCACGGGCAGCGGGGTTTTGAATGTGCTGAAAATGCAGCCGGAAGGCGAACCTGAAAGGGATGTATAG